One genomic window of Nocardioides daphniae includes the following:
- a CDS encoding transketolase-like TK C-terminal-containing protein, which translates to MDAHPPVESHDLTPHLTDGASSPADLEVLREISQRVLWLSSAIINVANRGRENTSGVKVGGHQASSASMIDIMVSLWFSELTQHDRVSVKPHASPALHAINHLLGDLDPKYLTTLRAKGGLQSYPSRRKDPDTVDFSTGSVGIGPTAALWAAMSHRYVKSRFPEAPKAGRFISLLGDAELDEGAIWEAVADPAVACLGELLWIVDLNRQSLDRVVPDIQTQRLQGMFEAAGWQVITLKWGSTISRLFDLPGGDELRTRLEEMPNEEYQRMLRVAPDEIAARIVGETGSQALRDLLSGIDPATLAVAVRDLGGHDIGLLLDAYRTVDPGRPTVIFAYTVKGRGLPTEGHPNNHSALISEAQMLELAAASGVDPEDPWAPLPADSAAAALCRARGQELTRDAVTPTPKISVPSAMTRAHRAPISTQAALGRFLADLTREAPEVAGRVVTCSPDVASSTNLGGWINKTGVWSVNDRRDWFADDAERVLKWAEGTHGQHIELGIAEVNLVCLLGELGATWSRWGERLIPIATLYDPFIPRALEPWSYGIYSGGQSIIIGTPSGVTLAPEGGAHQSIYTPSIGLEQPECIAWEPAFAQDLEWTMLAAMEQVGVEGGTSSYFRLTTRPLPQELANLPEDPTLLERRRRHAVAGGYRLTHHDPATEQVTLVGVGAIMPEVIRAAELLGEQGITAGVVCLTSPDLVFRSFNRRGSVGTRSEGDDIVDVLFPEQHRAPIVTVMDGHPHTLSYLAGVRGDRIRCLGVSEFGQSSSLEDAYALHGIDTAAVVDAALGLLGR; encoded by the coding sequence GTGGACGCCCACCCCCCTGTCGAGTCCCATGACCTGACGCCCCACCTGACCGACGGGGCCTCCTCGCCGGCCGACCTGGAGGTGCTGCGGGAGATCTCCCAACGGGTGCTCTGGCTGTCCTCGGCGATCATCAACGTCGCCAACCGCGGCCGCGAGAACACCTCCGGCGTCAAGGTCGGCGGCCACCAGGCCTCCAGCGCCTCGATGATCGACATCATGGTGTCGCTGTGGTTCTCCGAGCTCACCCAGCACGACCGGGTCTCGGTGAAGCCGCACGCCTCGCCCGCGCTGCACGCGATCAACCACCTGCTCGGCGACCTCGACCCGAAGTACCTCACCACCCTGCGTGCCAAGGGCGGGCTCCAGTCCTACCCGAGCCGCCGCAAGGACCCCGACACCGTCGACTTCTCGACCGGTTCCGTCGGCATCGGCCCGACCGCCGCGCTGTGGGCGGCGATGTCGCACCGCTACGTGAAGTCCCGCTTCCCCGAGGCGCCGAAGGCCGGCCGCTTCATCTCCCTGCTGGGGGACGCCGAGCTCGACGAGGGCGCGATCTGGGAGGCCGTCGCCGACCCGGCCGTCGCCTGCCTGGGGGAGCTGCTCTGGATCGTCGACCTCAACCGCCAGTCGCTCGACCGCGTGGTCCCCGACATCCAGACCCAGCGCCTGCAGGGCATGTTCGAGGCCGCCGGCTGGCAGGTCATCACGCTCAAGTGGGGCTCCACGATCTCGCGTCTCTTCGACCTGCCCGGCGGGGACGAGCTGCGGACCCGGCTCGAGGAGATGCCCAACGAGGAGTACCAGCGGATGCTCCGCGTGGCTCCCGACGAGATCGCTGCCCGGATCGTGGGTGAGACCGGCTCGCAGGCCCTGCGCGACCTCCTGTCGGGCATCGACCCGGCGACGCTCGCCGTGGCCGTCCGCGACCTCGGTGGCCACGACATCGGCCTGCTCCTCGACGCCTACCGCACGGTCGACCCGGGCCGTCCGACGGTGATCTTCGCCTACACCGTCAAGGGCCGGGGCCTGCCCACCGAGGGCCACCCCAACAACCACTCCGCCCTCATCAGCGAGGCGCAGATGCTGGAGCTGGCCGCCGCCTCCGGCGTCGACCCCGAGGACCCGTGGGCACCGTTGCCAGCCGACTCCGCCGCCGCTGCCCTGTGCCGTGCGCGGGGTCAGGAGCTCACGCGCGACGCGGTCACGCCGACGCCGAAGATCTCCGTCCCGTCGGCCATGACCCGGGCCCACCGCGCCCCGATCTCCACCCAGGCCGCCCTCGGCCGCTTCCTGGCCGACCTGACCCGTGAGGCCCCCGAGGTGGCCGGTCGCGTGGTCACCTGCAGCCCCGACGTCGCCTCCTCGACCAACCTCGGCGGCTGGATCAACAAGACCGGCGTCTGGTCGGTCAACGACCGACGTGACTGGTTCGCCGACGACGCCGAGCGCGTCCTGAAGTGGGCCGAGGGCACGCACGGCCAGCACATCGAGCTGGGCATCGCCGAGGTCAACCTGGTCTGCCTGCTGGGCGAGCTGGGCGCCACCTGGTCGCGCTGGGGCGAGCGGCTCATCCCGATCGCCACCCTCTACGACCCCTTCATCCCACGCGCGCTGGAGCCGTGGTCGTACGGCATCTACTCCGGCGGCCAGTCGATCATCATCGGCACGCCGAGCGGCGTCACGCTGGCCCCCGAGGGTGGCGCCCACCAGTCGATCTACACCCCCTCGATCGGGCTCGAGCAGCCCGAGTGCATCGCCTGGGAGCCGGCCTTCGCCCAGGATCTCGAGTGGACGATGCTCGCCGCGATGGAGCAGGTCGGTGTGGAGGGCGGCACGTCGTCCTACTTCCGCCTCACAACCCGACCACTGCCCCAGGAGCTGGCCAACCTGCCCGAGGACCCCACCCTGCTGGAGCGCCGCCGCAGGCACGCGGTCGCCGGTGGCTACCGCCTCACCCACCACGACCCCGCCACCGAGCAGGTCACGCTGGTCGGCGTCGGCGCAATCATGCCCGAGGTCATCCGCGCCGCCGAGCTGCTCGGCGAGCAGGGGATCACTGCCGGCGTGGTCTGCCTGACCAGCCCCGACCTGGTCTTCCGCTCCTTCAACCGCCGCGGGAGCGTCGGCACCCGCAGCGAGGGCGACGACATCGTCGACGTGCTCTTCCCCGAGCAGCACCGCGCCCCGATCGTGACCGTCATGGACGGCCACCCGCACACGCTCTCCTACCTGGCCGGCGTGCGCGGCGACCGGATCCGGTGCCTGGGCGTCAGCGAGTTCGGCCAGTCCTCCAGCCTGGAGGACGCCTACGCGCTGCACGGCATCGACACCGCTGCGGTCGTCGACGCCGCGCTGGGGCTGCTCGGCCGCTGA
- a CDS encoding Lrp/AsnC family transcriptional regulator: MPVAELDATDRQILDLLIEDGRRTVREIADLVGLSPSPVRRRIERLETQGVIVGYTAVVDESRLGNTFEAFAELRFAGNTKVAEITASAKEIPEVIAIYTVAGDPDAIVHFKVTNLRHLHSLIDLIRRDGHVIGTRTLMVLDSWQRGAPAP, encoded by the coding sequence ATGCCAGTCGCCGAGCTCGACGCCACCGACCGCCAGATCCTCGACCTCCTCATCGAGGACGGTCGCCGTACCGTGCGGGAGATCGCCGACCTCGTCGGCCTCTCCCCCAGCCCGGTGCGCCGCCGCATCGAACGGCTGGAGACCCAGGGCGTCATCGTCGGCTACACCGCCGTCGTCGACGAGAGCCGGCTGGGCAACACCTTCGAGGCGTTCGCCGAGCTCCGCTTCGCCGGCAACACCAAGGTCGCCGAGATCACCGCCTCGGCCAAGGAGATCCCCGAGGTCATCGCGATCTACACCGTCGCCGGCGACCCGGACGCCATCGTGCACTTCAAGGTCACCAACCTGCGCCACCTGCACTCGCTCATCGACCTGATCCGTCGCGACGGCCACGTGATCGGCACCAGGACCCTGATGGTGCTTGACTCGTGGCAGCGGGGAGCCCCGGCTCCCTGA
- a CDS encoding NUDIX domain-containing protein, with product MPVRSAGLLLHRTGADGVEVLLVHPGGPFWARKDAGAWSIPKGEHAEDEEPLVAARREFAEELGLPAPDGQVVDLGSLRQPSGKVVQAYAVEADLDLADFRSNTFELEWPRGSGRVREFPEVDRAAWVSVARARELLLRGQVPFLDVLLERSGPDQP from the coding sequence ATGCCCGTCCGCAGTGCCGGACTGCTGCTGCACCGCACCGGTGCCGACGGCGTCGAGGTCCTCCTCGTGCATCCCGGTGGCCCGTTCTGGGCGCGCAAGGACGCCGGCGCCTGGTCGATCCCGAAGGGCGAGCACGCCGAGGACGAGGAGCCGCTGGTCGCTGCCCGGCGCGAGTTCGCCGAGGAGCTCGGGCTGCCCGCCCCCGACGGCCAGGTCGTCGACCTGGGCAGCCTGCGACAGCCGAGTGGAAAGGTGGTGCAGGCGTACGCGGTCGAGGCCGACCTGGACCTGGCCGACTTCCGCAGCAACACCTTCGAGCTGGAGTGGCCGCGCGGGTCGGGCCGGGTGAGGGAGTTCCCGGAGGTCGACCGGGCCGCGTGGGTCAGCGTCGCGCGCGCCCGCGAGCTGCTGCTGCGTGGTCAGGTCCCCTTCCTCGACGTGCTGCTGGAGCGGTCCGGACCGGACCAGCCCTGA
- a CDS encoding DUF6328 family protein, producing MVEDGRDESAAERADRNWNELLQEFRVLQTGVQLLSGFLLTLPFTPRFDDLDEPQLALYLVLVVLAAATTAVLLGAVALHRRFFREQRKEALVTVGHRMAQVALTLGATLAVGATVFVLDVVLTHVIALATGAGMVTVGAVTWFFLHRTVDAADRTR from the coding sequence ATGGTCGAGGACGGGCGTGACGAGTCTGCCGCCGAGCGGGCGGACCGCAACTGGAACGAGCTGCTGCAGGAGTTCCGGGTGCTGCAGACGGGCGTGCAGCTGCTGAGCGGCTTCCTGCTCACCCTCCCCTTCACCCCCCGCTTCGACGACCTCGACGAGCCCCAGCTCGCCCTCTACCTCGTGCTGGTCGTGCTGGCCGCGGCCACCACCGCCGTGCTGCTCGGCGCCGTGGCGCTGCACCGGCGCTTCTTCCGCGAGCAGCGCAAGGAGGCGCTGGTGACGGTCGGCCACCGGATGGCCCAGGTCGCACTCACCCTCGGTGCGACGTTGGCCGTCGGGGCCACCGTCTTCGTGCTGGACGTGGTGCTGACCCACGTCATCGCCCTCGCCACCGGCGCAGGGATGGTCACCGTCGGGGCGGTCACCTGGTTCTTCCTGCACCGCACCGTCGACGCTGCCGACCGGACGCGGTGA
- a CDS encoding NAD(P)-dependent alcohol dehydrogenase, with product MQVPAYAAPSEGAPLAPTTIERRELGANDVLIDIQWAGICHSDIHTVRGEWGPQPYPVVPGHEIVGVVEAVGSDVTRHAVGDRVGVGCMVNSCGDCDNCRSGDEQFCLNGAVMTYAAQDRDGTTTHGGYSSHVVVDADFVLSVPESLDPAGAAPLLCAGVTTYVPLKRWGAGPGTRVAVVGLGGLGHMAVKIAAAMGAEVTVLSQSLKKQEDGLRLGATHYHATSDPSTFQDLRGRFDLIVNTVSADLDVNAYLSLLTVDGTMVNVGVAPHPMEVKGGVLSARRSLAGSMIGGIAVTQEMLDFCGEHGITSEVEVIGADRINEAYDRVVDSDVRYRFVIDASTIG from the coding sequence ATGCAGGTCCCCGCGTACGCCGCCCCCTCCGAGGGCGCCCCGCTCGCCCCGACCACGATCGAGCGCCGCGAGCTCGGCGCCAACGACGTGCTGATCGACATTCAGTGGGCCGGCATCTGCCACTCCGACATCCACACCGTGCGCGGCGAGTGGGGGCCTCAGCCCTACCCGGTGGTCCCGGGCCACGAGATCGTGGGCGTCGTCGAGGCGGTCGGCAGCGACGTCACCCGCCACGCCGTCGGTGACCGCGTCGGCGTGGGCTGCATGGTCAACTCCTGCGGCGACTGCGACAACTGCCGCAGCGGCGACGAGCAGTTCTGCCTCAACGGCGCCGTGATGACCTACGCCGCCCAGGACCGCGACGGCACCACGACCCACGGCGGCTACTCGAGCCACGTCGTTGTCGACGCCGACTTCGTGCTGTCGGTCCCGGAGAGCCTCGACCCCGCGGGCGCCGCTCCCCTGCTCTGCGCGGGAGTCACGACGTACGTCCCGCTGAAGCGCTGGGGCGCCGGCCCAGGCACCAGGGTCGCGGTGGTCGGCCTCGGCGGGCTGGGCCACATGGCGGTCAAGATCGCGGCCGCGATGGGTGCCGAGGTCACCGTGCTGTCGCAGTCGCTGAAGAAGCAGGAGGACGGGCTGCGGCTGGGGGCCACGCACTACCACGCGACCTCGGACCCCTCGACCTTCCAGGACCTGCGCGGGCGCTTCGACCTGATCGTCAACACCGTGAGTGCCGACCTCGACGTCAACGCCTACCTCTCGCTGCTGACCGTCGACGGCACCATGGTCAACGTCGGCGTCGCCCCGCACCCGATGGAGGTGAAGGGTGGCGTGCTGAGCGCGCGTCGCAGCCTGGCCGGCTCCATGATCGGCGGCATCGCGGTCACCCAGGAGATGCTCGACTTCTGCGGCGAGCACGGCATCACCTCCGAGGTCGAGGTGATCGGCGCCGACAGGATCAACGAGGCCTACGACCGCGTCGTCGACTCCGACGTGCGCTACCGCTTCGTCATCGACGCCAGCACCATCGGCTGA
- a CDS encoding DNA topoisomerase IB: MRLKHVSQDSPGWTRRRAGKGFALLDQEGRPLPEEDRQRVRDLAIPPAWKDVWICPDPKGHLQAVGTDDAGRRQYLYHQAWREKKDAEKFERCQELGRALGRARGRVSRDLALKGMPTDRACAVAFRILDLGCFRVGNDVYTDTYGSFGLTTLERSHVKQKRGVLHFDFIGKSGVEHHVELADADLMAALGTMRRRRDGDHCLLASRNGPTWAPLTSDIVNDYIRRITGIDATAKDFRTWHATVIAAAVLGDEGPATTKKDRRIALTRTWEEASKLLGNTPTQARTSYVDPRVVDAFDEGRTVPRAVARAQLEGTERSRPLELAVLRLLDGEE, encoded by the coding sequence ATGCGACTGAAGCACGTCTCGCAGGACAGTCCGGGGTGGACCCGGCGCCGGGCCGGCAAGGGCTTCGCGCTGCTCGACCAGGAGGGGCGCCCCCTGCCGGAGGAGGACCGCCAGCGGGTGCGCGACCTGGCCATCCCCCCGGCGTGGAAGGACGTCTGGATCTGCCCCGACCCCAAGGGCCACCTGCAGGCGGTCGGCACCGACGACGCCGGTCGGCGCCAGTACCTCTACCACCAGGCGTGGCGGGAGAAGAAGGACGCGGAGAAGTTCGAGCGCTGCCAGGAGCTCGGGCGCGCGCTGGGACGCGCCCGCGGGCGGGTCTCGCGCGACCTCGCGTTGAAGGGGATGCCCACCGACCGCGCCTGCGCCGTGGCCTTCCGGATCCTCGACCTCGGCTGCTTCCGGGTGGGCAACGACGTCTACACCGACACCTACGGCAGCTTCGGGCTCACCACCCTCGAGCGCAGCCACGTGAAGCAGAAGCGCGGCGTCCTGCACTTCGACTTCATCGGCAAGTCAGGCGTCGAGCACCACGTCGAGCTGGCCGACGCCGACCTGATGGCAGCGCTCGGCACGATGCGCCGCCGCCGCGACGGCGACCACTGCCTGCTGGCCTCCCGCAACGGCCCGACGTGGGCGCCGCTCACCTCCGACATCGTCAACGACTACATCCGCCGGATCACCGGCATCGACGCCACCGCCAAGGACTTCCGCACCTGGCACGCCACCGTCATCGCTGCGGCCGTCCTCGGCGACGAAGGGCCGGCCACCACCAAGAAGGACCGTCGGATCGCGCTCACCCGCACGTGGGAAGAGGCCTCGAAGCTGCTCGGCAACACGCCCACGCAGGCCAGGACCTCGTACGTCGACCCGCGCGTCGTCGACGCCTTCGACGAGGGCCGCACCGTGCCCCGAGCCGTCGCTCGCGCGCAGCTCGAGGGCACGGAGCGCTCCCGCCCCCTCGAGCTGGCGGTGCTGCGCCTGCTCGACGGGGAGGAGTGA